A window from Spirochaetota bacterium encodes these proteins:
- a CDS encoding diacylglycerol kinase family protein, with translation MGKIPIIVSPYSRKNKKTKGNSIETFKKIGGDRVDVHPAATIEELDAVAEDCKKRIIPFVAISGGDGTLHQVISRFINIYAPAPIPPVIILKDGTMNNISGTIKLKGDGYAILKRLLRAMERRRPVAAVTRYTMRIDDRYCFLFGTGLTTNVLNAVYEGDRKDFPKVARVIIKAFSDGIIRPDSSPLYRRLKAKVFFNGEELASDDLLGILAGTVEDVGMGFRPLNREMPKEPGFHVIATGVKPTVLAWHILTLARGGTFNHPLHYDNHVKNLRIVSDGPFEYTMDGDMYFAEREIYVETGPTVALVSV, from the coding sequence ATGGGGAAAATCCCTATCATTGTCAGTCCATATTCCAGGAAGAATAAAAAGACAAAAGGAAACTCGATCGAGACATTCAAAAAGATCGGTGGTGACCGTGTGGATGTTCATCCTGCTGCGACAATCGAAGAGCTGGATGCAGTCGCCGAGGACTGCAAAAAAAGGATCATTCCGTTCGTCGCCATATCCGGTGGCGACGGGACCCTGCACCAGGTAATTTCACGGTTTATCAATATCTACGCCCCCGCTCCGATTCCACCGGTAATCATATTGAAAGACGGCACGATGAACAACATCTCAGGCACCATCAAACTTAAAGGGGACGGTTATGCCATACTCAAGAGATTGCTTCGCGCCATGGAGCGCCGCAGGCCGGTTGCTGCGGTAACCCGATACACCATGAGGATCGACGACCGCTATTGTTTCCTTTTCGGTACGGGTCTTACAACCAATGTGCTGAACGCGGTTTACGAAGGTGACAGGAAGGATTTCCCAAAGGTCGCCCGGGTAATAATAAAGGCGTTCAGCGACGGAATAATACGACCGGACAGCTCCCCCCTGTATAGACGTCTTAAGGCAAAGGTCTTCTTTAACGGTGAAGAGCTGGCATCGGACGATCTATTAGGCATTCTCGCGGGAACGGTGGAGGACGTAGGTATGGGATTTCGCCCGCTGAACCGCGAAATGCCCAAGGAGCCGGGATTTCATGTCATCGCGACAGGCGTGAAGCCCACAGTGCTCGCATGGCACATATTGACCCTGGCCAGGGGGGGGACCTTCAATCATCCGCTCCACTATGACAACCATGTGAAGAATCTTCGCATCGTAAGTGACGGTCCCTTTGAGTACACCATGGACGGCGATATGTATTTCGCAGAAAGGGAAATCTACGTAGAAACCGGTCCCACGGTTGCGCTGGTTTCAGTATGA
- a CDS encoding shikimate dehydrogenase — MKPDAHTILYCLFGRPARHSLSPAMHNAAFEHLGMNAVYLAFEPEKPLDAVRAMRALGIRGASITIPFKTDILDHIDEIDPLAEKIGSVNTLINDDGIIKGFNTDGHGAVRALLANGVSISGRKTLVVGNGGSARAIAFSLLEEKAEVTISGRNEKNAGALASDLSRYFKDVKSCRIDSLTNGSLDEYQILINTTPVGMFPDIGSSPIDPSLLRPGMTVFDIVYAPARTRLLGSAESAGCRIVFGTEMLLYQGARQFELWTSGQAPVETMRDALIRNMKNRQKR; from the coding sequence ATGAAGCCAGACGCACACACAATACTATACTGCCTTTTCGGCAGGCCGGCCCGCCACTCTCTTTCTCCCGCGATGCACAATGCCGCATTCGAGCATCTGGGAATGAACGCCGTTTACCTCGCGTTCGAGCCGGAGAAACCGCTGGACGCGGTACGGGCAATGCGGGCGCTCGGTATCCGCGGCGCAAGCATTACCATACCGTTTAAAACAGACATCCTGGATCATATCGATGAAATCGATCCCCTTGCCGAAAAAATCGGCTCGGTCAATACGCTGATAAATGATGATGGCATTATAAAAGGGTTCAACACCGACGGGCACGGCGCTGTCCGGGCCCTCTTGGCGAACGGGGTTTCGATAAGCGGCCGGAAGACCCTTGTTGTCGGGAACGGTGGATCGGCGCGCGCGATAGCTTTTTCACTGCTCGAGGAAAAGGCGGAAGTTACGATTTCGGGCAGAAACGAAAAAAATGCGGGCGCCCTCGCGTCGGACCTGTCGCGTTATTTTAAGGACGTTAAGAGCTGCCGGATCGATTCGCTGACGAATGGTTCTCTCGATGAATATCAAATATTAATAAATACCACTCCCGTGGGCATGTTTCCTGATATCGGATCCAGCCCCATCGATCCTTCTCTGCTTAGACCCGGAATGACGGTTTTTGATATTGTATACGCTCCGGCCCGAACGCGGCTCCTTGGTTCAGCCGAATCGGCCGGCTGCAGGATAGTTTTCGGGACCGAAATGCTCCTGTACCAGGGGGCGCGTCAGTTCGAACTATGGACATCAGGCCAGGCTCCTGTCGAAACAATGCGCGACGCGCTGATTCGAAACATGAAGAACCGGCAGAAGCGTTGA
- a CDS encoding folylpolyglutamate synthase/dihydrofolate synthase family protein, producing the protein MNKPARILEQFINNEKTGHTGFEKYSLSTMRKLVRRLGNPHRNIKTLHIAGTNGKGSTAFMISGIFEQAGYKTGLYISPHLEKVNERISINRRPITLQRLSFYLERILDESSAGGLNPTYFDALTAAAFNYFSDERVDLAVIETGLGGRLDSTNVVRPLVSVITDISLDHTAILGGDISSISMEKAGIIKYRVPVITSNNGGNALKTIESAAKMKKSFLYVNGRDYRVRSMNQSKGGRTFFSYSLGKRRIDNLFLGPTGSFQLRNAGLAITASLLLEHRGFAVGDVAIRKALAGLIIPGRLEIMSQKPLILFDPAHNPQAMRSLAEGLSVAYPDRKPVFILSFMKDKDVKSMFDIVQTTDPAQIIYYELDDDRCYTPLARGDDREPSQFHIIRGNDKSTRLATAMRLYMGGKYIVVATGSFRLYPVIKKLAISIAR; encoded by the coding sequence ATGAATAAACCCGCACGAATCCTCGAGCAGTTCATAAACAACGAAAAAACCGGGCATACCGGATTCGAAAAATACTCGCTTTCCACAATGCGCAAACTTGTCCGCCGACTTGGAAATCCACATCGCAATATCAAAACCTTGCATATAGCCGGGACCAATGGGAAGGGTTCAACGGCATTCATGATCAGCGGGATATTCGAACAGGCCGGATACAAAACCGGTTTATATATATCACCGCATCTGGAGAAGGTGAATGAGCGAATATCCATCAACCGGCGCCCCATTACCCTTCAACGCCTTTCGTTCTATCTCGAACGCATACTGGACGAATCGAGTGCCGGGGGGCTCAATCCGACCTATTTCGACGCGCTGACGGCTGCGGCCTTCAACTATTTCAGCGATGAACGTGTCGATCTTGCCGTGATCGAGACGGGGCTCGGTGGCAGGCTCGATTCAACCAACGTCGTCAGGCCCCTTGTCTCTGTAATCACGGATATTTCACTCGACCATACGGCCATACTTGGCGGCGATATTTCCTCTATTTCAATGGAAAAAGCGGGAATTATCAAATATCGGGTTCCCGTGATTACATCAAATAACGGCGGAAACGCCCTGAAAACAATCGAGAGCGCGGCGAAGATGAAAAAATCCTTTTTATACGTAAACGGACGTGATTATCGGGTCCGATCAATGAACCAATCCAAGGGCGGTCGAACATTCTTTTCATACAGTCTCGGAAAGAGACGTATCGATAATTTATTCCTTGGGCCGACGGGGAGCTTCCAGTTGAGAAACGCCGGGCTTGCCATTACGGCGTCACTGTTGCTTGAACACAGGGGCTTTGCCGTCGGGGATGTTGCAATCAGAAAAGCCTTGGCGGGTCTTATCATTCCAGGCCGCCTTGAAATCATGTCCCAAAAACCTCTTATTCTATTCGATCCGGCGCATAATCCACAGGCGATGCGGTCCCTTGCAGAGGGCCTGTCGGTTGCGTATCCGGACCGAAAACCGGTATTCATCCTCTCATTCATGAAAGACAAGGACGTTAAGTCGATGTTCGATATTGTCCAAACCACGGATCCGGCACAAATCATATATTACGAACTCGATGATGATCGGTGTTACACTCCTTTAGCTCGCGGTGACGACAGGGAGCCATCTCAATTCCATATAATTCGAGGGAATGACAAGAGCACACGCCTGGCGACTGCAATGAGGCTTTATATGGGAGGAAAATATATCGTGGTCGCGACCGGAAGTTTCCGCCTTTATCCGGTCATAAAAAAGCTTGCAATATCCATCGCGCGATGA
- a CDS encoding TIGR00725 family protein has translation MIRRQVTVIGSHDDSQFLDEAYEIGRHIAIRGWTLVCGGRGGIMEAASHGASDENGIVIGILPGGDFSEANSYCTAVVASGIGFARNSMNVLSGDVVVAFGGRTGTLTELAYAYQYGKPVIICVFAGGWSSRFKDIVSDNGGRPPVHEARSVGEARNLLDSLLESGDTPT, from the coding sequence ATGATCCGCCGCCAGGTAACGGTGATCGGATCGCACGACGACAGTCAATTCCTCGATGAAGCCTATGAAATAGGCCGCCACATCGCCATCAGAGGATGGACGCTTGTATGCGGTGGACGCGGAGGAATTATGGAGGCCGCGTCACACGGCGCGTCGGACGAGAACGGTATTGTGATCGGGATATTGCCGGGCGGCGATTTCAGCGAAGCGAACTCGTACTGCACCGCCGTTGTGGCCTCAGGGATCGGATTCGCCCGCAACAGCATGAACGTTCTGTCCGGTGATGTGGTAGTGGCGTTTGGCGGCAGGACCGGTACACTGACCGAGCTGGCATACGCGTATCAGTACGGAAAACCTGTTATAATCTGCGTGTTCGCAGGCGGCTGGAGTTCCCGGTTTAAAGATATCGTGTCAGATAACGGCGGCAGGCCGCCGGTCCATGAAGCGCGCAGCGTCGGGGAAGCCCGCAACCTGCTCGACTCTCTTCTCGAAAGCGGCGATACGCCCACATAG
- the rpoD gene encoding RNA polymerase sigma factor RpoD, whose product MENIPEVKKLILLGKSNGEITYDEINDVLPDKLLNSDKIDDIFILLNQLGIEVVEESTRKAAPPAPVKKKSSGSSKKSSSSASEDSSYIDDPIRLYLREIGRVSLLSGDQEVDLAKRIEEGELLIEDAVIHSSLLINDLVKSHPRVKTGKIKLSDVLRISKLYYFSSVDMKQLEKKYSEKMTVIIAEDKKILQTQNKLKKVDADSKKADEMRSKIDSSMNLIVNSVREMEINEAEISKLAHKIQSMVSRIKDTLDFFGQIERKYGKEIKELKHFARKVEKGEEVRSIIRELSIKKKEELLEMVKDIRNNERKIRRIEQEAGAPADNIMKWGKQIELGQRKISIAKKELINANLRLVVSIAKKYANRGMHFFDLIQEGNIGLIKAVDKFEYRKGYKFSTYATWWIRQAITRAISDQARTIRVPVHMIEQINKVMRETRLFQQEFGREPTAEELGDRLGWPVAKVKGVKNVAREPISLETPVGEEEDSLLGDFIEDKDVDSPANTAAYRLLSEQIHTVLNTLPAREQKVIRMRFGLDDGYSHTLEEVGYVFKVTRERIRQIEAKALRRLRHPTRARKLKDYLDYM is encoded by the coding sequence CTGGAGAATATTCCAGAAGTTAAGAAGCTGATTTTGCTGGGCAAATCGAACGGCGAGATTACCTACGATGAAATAAACGACGTCCTTCCGGACAAGCTGCTCAATTCGGATAAGATCGACGATATTTTCATCCTTTTAAACCAGCTTGGCATCGAAGTGGTCGAGGAGTCCACGCGAAAAGCGGCGCCGCCGGCCCCGGTAAAGAAGAAGAGCTCGGGATCATCGAAAAAATCCTCATCCTCCGCGTCAGAGGATTCTTCGTATATCGACGATCCTATCAGGCTTTATCTCAGGGAAATAGGGAGGGTGTCGCTTCTTTCCGGAGACCAGGAGGTTGACCTTGCCAAAAGAATAGAGGAAGGGGAGCTGCTCATCGAAGACGCGGTGATACATTCAAGCCTGCTGATCAACGACCTTGTAAAAAGCCATCCGAGGGTAAAGACCGGCAAAATTAAGTTAAGCGACGTTTTGCGCATAAGCAAGCTGTACTATTTCTCGTCGGTAGACATGAAACAGCTCGAAAAAAAATATTCCGAAAAGATGACGGTAATCATCGCCGAGGACAAAAAAATCCTTCAGACGCAAAACAAACTGAAAAAAGTGGACGCCGACTCCAAGAAGGCCGATGAAATGCGGTCAAAGATCGATTCCTCCATGAACCTCATCGTCAACTCGGTCAGGGAAATGGAAATAAACGAGGCCGAAATTTCAAAACTCGCCCACAAAATACAGTCAATGGTAAGCAGAATAAAGGACACTCTCGACTTTTTCGGTCAGATCGAGCGAAAGTATGGCAAGGAAATCAAGGAGCTCAAGCACTTCGCGCGCAAGGTCGAGAAAGGGGAGGAAGTCCGCAGCATCATTCGCGAGCTCTCGATTAAAAAGAAAGAAGAGCTCCTTGAGATGGTAAAGGATATTCGCAATAACGAACGAAAAATCAGGCGTATCGAGCAGGAAGCCGGCGCACCGGCCGACAATATCATGAAATGGGGCAAGCAGATCGAGCTGGGACAGCGCAAGATCTCAATCGCCAAAAAAGAGCTTATTAACGCAAACCTGCGTCTTGTCGTTTCAATAGCAAAGAAATACGCGAACAGGGGAATGCATTTCTTCGACCTCATCCAGGAAGGGAATATCGGCCTCATCAAGGCCGTGGACAAATTCGAGTACCGCAAGGGGTATAAATTCTCCACCTACGCGACCTGGTGGATCCGTCAGGCGATTACACGGGCTATATCCGACCAGGCACGGACCATCCGTGTACCTGTCCATATGATAGAACAGATCAACAAGGTGATGAGGGAAACTCGGCTTTTTCAGCAGGAGTTTGGAAGGGAGCCTACGGCCGAGGAGTTAGGAGACAGGCTCGGATGGCCCGTTGCCAAAGTCAAAGGCGTAAAAAACGTCGCTCGTGAACCTATATCCCTCGAAACACCCGTCGGAGAGGAAGAGGATTCGCTCCTTGGCGACTTCATCGAGGACAAGGATGTGGATTCTCCGGCCAACACCGCAGCATACCGGCTGCTGTCCGAGCAGATCCATACGGTGCTCAACACGCTGCCTGCGCGGGAACAAAAGGTTATACGTATGCGTTTCGGTCTTGATGACGGGTATTCACATACGCTGGAAGAGGTCGGCTATGTGTTCAAGGTAACGCGGGAACGTATACGCCAGATAGAGGCGAAAGCCCTCCGTCGTTTGCGGCATCCCACCAGGGCCCGCAAGCTCAAGGATTATCTCGACTACATGTAG
- the dnaG gene encoding DNA primase, which yields MSIPKETIDIVRDRAPIQEIVKKYVPTLQKKGRSYVGLCPFHKEKTPSFTVSTEKQIFYCFGCQTGGNVFTFISKIERLNFPESVVFLGNMLGITVKDEKIKEQNDELDGLKKVNLAAMSFYKNMINSPRGATAKTYLLNRGVSERSISEFHLGFAPDDWGALTGYFRKTGINQVVASKLGLLSSSNKDGSIHYYDRFRGRIVFPIFNRYNEVVAFGGRIIDAGEPKYLNSPESELFQKRNILYGLNIARQHIASLGRAIVVEGYLDVIGCHQAGIQNVVAPLGTALTDIQVRVLARFCSEIVLLFDADSAGINASLRSLDVLKDISVDAKVAALPEDDPFDFIKNRGVREFMAIVDSSSKPVDFRIERTLTDPGNRSRIEVLRNLFAIVGEIEYESEQSHYLKKISTLLKIGENEIRSDFKRYIGKNDSRFRSVQAEKATTKTRKKASYLVRAHKEMVELLCRHPELVEKAIIDFSETEMEDPDAAAVFSKMGELFSAGEKISVDSLFDYFPDGSEKIFLENCLAREYRIENPAAAYTEIYINIRMYMLERKIEHYKDKIRKAQAGESADTNVNLTEIEVEIEILTREWEKLSSYKYNIQTI from the coding sequence TTGTCCATACCAAAAGAAACCATCGATATCGTGCGTGATAGAGCGCCGATACAGGAGATCGTAAAAAAATACGTTCCCACCTTGCAGAAAAAGGGTCGGAGCTATGTGGGCCTGTGCCCATTTCACAAGGAAAAAACGCCCTCATTTACAGTTTCAACCGAGAAGCAGATTTTTTACTGTTTCGGATGCCAAACGGGTGGTAATGTTTTCACCTTCATTTCCAAGATAGAACGGCTAAACTTCCCTGAAAGCGTGGTTTTTCTCGGCAATATGCTCGGTATAACCGTCAAGGATGAAAAAATAAAAGAACAGAATGATGAGCTTGATGGGCTTAAAAAAGTAAACCTTGCGGCTATGTCTTTCTACAAGAATATGATCAACTCGCCGCGTGGCGCCACGGCAAAAACCTATCTACTCAACCGCGGAGTTTCCGAACGGAGCATAAGCGAGTTCCATCTTGGATTCGCGCCTGATGACTGGGGTGCGCTGACGGGTTATTTCCGCAAGACCGGTATTAATCAGGTTGTGGCGTCAAAGCTGGGTCTGTTGAGTTCTTCAAACAAGGACGGTTCAATCCATTATTATGACCGCTTCAGGGGAAGGATCGTTTTCCCGATTTTCAACAGGTACAATGAGGTCGTCGCCTTTGGGGGAAGGATAATTGATGCTGGAGAGCCGAAATATCTTAATTCACCGGAATCCGAACTGTTTCAAAAGCGCAATATACTCTACGGGCTCAACATCGCCCGCCAGCATATCGCTTCTCTCGGGCGGGCCATAGTTGTGGAGGGATATCTTGACGTTATCGGATGTCATCAGGCCGGTATTCAAAACGTCGTGGCCCCGCTGGGGACGGCTCTTACGGATATCCAGGTGCGTGTACTCGCAAGATTTTGCAGCGAAATCGTACTGCTCTTCGACGCTGATTCCGCCGGAATAAACGCATCGCTGCGCTCCCTTGATGTTTTGAAAGATATAAGCGTTGACGCAAAGGTCGCCGCGCTGCCCGAGGATGACCCTTTCGATTTTATCAAAAATCGAGGTGTCCGCGAGTTCATGGCGATCGTCGACAGCTCGTCGAAACCGGTCGACTTCAGGATCGAAAGGACGCTCACGGATCCGGGAAACCGGAGCAGGATTGAGGTGCTTCGCAACCTGTTCGCGATTGTGGGCGAGATAGAATATGAGAGCGAACAGAGTCATTATCTAAAAAAAATCAGTACTTTGTTGAAAATCGGCGAAAATGAGATACGTTCTGATTTTAAACGGTATATAGGCAAAAATGATTCCCGCTTTCGATCGGTACAGGCGGAAAAGGCCACCACAAAAACCCGGAAGAAGGCGTCGTACCTGGTCAGGGCGCACAAAGAAATGGTTGAGCTGTTATGCAGACATCCCGAGCTTGTTGAAAAAGCGATAATCGATTTTTCAGAAACCGAGATGGAGGACCCGGACGCGGCCGCTGTTTTCAGTAAAATGGGGGAACTATTTTCAGCCGGGGAAAAGATTTCGGTTGACAGTCTGTTCGATTATTTTCCTGATGGGAGCGAAAAAATTTTCCTTGAGAATTGTCTGGCCAGAGAGTACCGGATAGAAAACCCGGCTGCCGCTTATACCGAAATCTATATCAACATCAGGATGTATATGCTCGAACGTAAAATTGAGCATTACAAGGATAAAATTAGGAAGGCTCAGGCCGGCGAAAGTGCCGATACTAATGTAAATCTCACTGAAATCGAAGTCGAAATCGAAATTCTCACCAGGGAATGGGAGAAACTTTCTTCTTACAAATACAACATACAGACCATATGA
- a CDS encoding GatB/YqeY domain-containing protein: MGLLERIEDDLRASIKSKDEEKLRTLRMLKADILYEKTKGTEDLSEERVIEIVFRGAKKRKESIAEFEKAGRTDLADREHAELKIIEDYLPRQMSEREIEKAVDAKINEIGGASQKDMGKVMGLIMKELKGQADGILVKKIVADRLLNR, encoded by the coding sequence ATGGGGCTGCTTGAACGAATTGAAGATGACCTGCGTGCATCCATTAAGAGTAAAGACGAGGAGAAATTGCGCACCCTTCGAATGCTCAAAGCGGATATTTTATACGAAAAAACGAAGGGTACGGAAGATCTTTCCGAGGAAAGGGTCATTGAAATCGTATTCCGGGGGGCTAAAAAGAGGAAGGAATCCATTGCTGAATTCGAGAAAGCCGGGCGCACCGATCTTGCGGACAGGGAACATGCTGAATTGAAAATTATAGAAGATTACCTTCCCCGACAGATGAGCGAACGCGAAATCGAGAAAGCCGTGGATGCCAAAATCAATGAAATTGGCGGCGCATCCCAGAAAGACATGGGCAAGGTAATGGGATTGATAATGAAGGAGCTCAAAGGACAGGCCGACGGCATCCTGGTCAAGAAGATCGTTGCCGACAGGTTGCTAAACAGGTAA
- a CDS encoding putative glycoside hydrolase, translating to MEKLSRLVAASKDAHINAMVLDVHTSRYDTCQVPRENVEFCIKNGIHPIARIVVFPDGLKRFPVPEAELQARIALAEKACKNGFREIQFDYIRFNDHGTLRHLTLQQKYDFIEGFLARARAHVKKYDAKISADIFGRIPLNNNDSIGQRMEGLDKVVDIICPMAYPSHYTWCQKLMADPYHTVFLTSKRAKERVKNAEIVTYIQTFKMKLGASGMSYDKYIEEQIRAVHDAGIKGYLMWNARQDYIVPLQVVKNYYLASPKMITVAEDKNEGERRSFD from the coding sequence ATGGAAAAACTCTCCCGCCTGGTGGCCGCTTCGAAGGACGCACACATTAACGCCATGGTGCTCGATGTCCATACGTCCCGGTACGATACCTGCCAGGTCCCCCGTGAAAATGTCGAATTCTGCATCAAAAACGGCATACACCCGATTGCGCGAATAGTCGTCTTTCCTGATGGCCTTAAACGGTTTCCGGTCCCAGAAGCGGAATTACAGGCGCGGATTGCGCTTGCCGAGAAAGCGTGCAAGAATGGGTTCCGCGAAATACAGTTCGATTATATACGATTTAACGATCATGGCACACTGCGTCATCTTACCCTCCAGCAAAAGTACGACTTTATAGAGGGCTTTCTCGCCCGGGCGCGGGCCCATGTTAAAAAGTACGATGCAAAAATTTCGGCTGATATTTTTGGCAGGATTCCATTGAACAATAATGATTCAATCGGCCAGCGGATGGAAGGACTCGACAAGGTGGTTGATATCATCTGCCCGATGGCATATCCATCCCATTACACGTGGTGCCAGAAACTAATGGCCGACCCCTACCACACGGTCTTCCTAACCTCCAAACGCGCAAAGGAAAGGGTTAAAAATGCCGAAATCGTGACCTACATACAGACATTCAAGATGAAGCTGGGCGCCTCCGGAATGTCGTACGATAAATACATCGAGGAGCAGATCAGAGCGGTCCATGACGCCGGAATAAAGGGCTACCTTATGTGGAACGCCCGCCAGGATTACATCGTTCCTCTTCAAGTGGTGAAAAATTATTACCTCGCCTCACCGAAGATGATCACCGTCGCCGAGGACAAAAACGAAGGCGAGCGGCGATCATTCGATTAA